The Setaria italica strain Yugu1 chromosome IX, Setaria_italica_v2.0, whole genome shotgun sequence genome has a window encoding:
- the LOC101771866 gene encoding exocyst complex component SEC15A, with protein sequence MSAPPKKRTVVESGDGGLGLGIAAFIANGEDLGPIIRHSFESGKPEALMNNLRSIVKKKEVEIEELCRLHYEDFIVAVDELRGVLVDAEELKGMLSGENSHLQEASTSLLLKLDELLELYSVKKNVGEAITTLKICVEVFSLCMTCNNYIAEAKFHPALKTLDLIQKGYLQSIPLKLLKKVVARQIPLIKLHIEKKVCGEFNDWLVHIRRMAKQIGQVSISQASLARQKDEEMRARQREAEGHSHAGPDEHLYSLNLENTEEESALDFDLTPVYRAHHMHICLGIGEKFRDYYYKNRLMQLNLDMQISTSQPFLESHQPFLAQVAGFFIVEERVLRTADGLLSESQVETTWETAIAKITSILEEQFSRMRTASHFLLIKDYVTLLGAAVNKYGYQVTQLIEVLEKSRDRYHQLLLLECRKQMDDILTNDSYEQMVIKKEYEYNMNVTAFHLEHDDAIPDFPYVAPFSSSVPEVCRIVRSFIEDSVSYLSYGGLMNIFDVVKVFLDRLLIEVLNDSLLNMIYARSLAMSQMMQLAGNISVLEQACDMYLLHSAHLCGIPKRVAERSHSGLTARAVLKASQNAVYNSLINLANFKVDEFMVLLENVNWITEEAPDDANDYMNEVLIYLETLVSTAQEILPLEALYKVVSGAMSHISDSIMTTLLNDGVKRFTVNAVLGLDIDLKLLEAFADEKFDSTGLSDLGKETTFRDCLVEIRQLVNLLLSSQPENFMNPVIRQRNYGSLDYKKVAIVCDKYKDSADSLFGSLSNRNVKQNARKKSMDVLKRRLKDFS encoded by the coding sequence ATGTCTGCTCCACCAAAGAAGAGGACTGTAGTGGAAAGTGGAGATGGAGGTCTTGGTTTGGGCATTGCTGCATTTATTGCAAATGGTGAGGATTTGGGTCCCATCATTCGTCATTCATTCGAATCTGGGAAACCTGAAGCTCTCATGAATAACCTTAGAAGcattgtgaagaagaaggaagttGAAATCGAAGAGCTATGTAGACTTCACTATGAGGATTTCATCGTTGCTGTCGATGAACTACGAGGTGTGTTGGTCGACGCTGAGGAGCTAAAGGGCATGCTCTCTGGTGAGAATTCTCACCTGCAAGAGGCTTCTACTTCCCTACTGCTTAAGCTTGATGAACTTCTCGAGTTATATTCTGTTAAGAAAAACGTAGGGGAGGCCATAACAACACTAAAGATATGTGTCGAGGTCTTCAGCTTGTGCATGACATGCAACAATTATATTGCGGAAGCTAAGTTTCATCCTGCACTGAAGACGTTAGACCTGATCCAGAAGGGCTACTTGCAAAGTATTCCTTTGAAGCTTCTTAAAAAGGTGGTGGCGAGACAGATACCGTTGATAAAGCTGCACATTGAGAAGAAAGTTTGTGGCGAGTTCAATGATTGGCTTGTTCATATCAGAAGAATGGCCAAGCAGATTGGCCAGGTCTCAATAAGCCAGGCTTCCTTAGCGCGCCAGAAAGATGAGGAAATGCGAGCCCGACAGAGAGAAGCTGAAGGGCACAGCCATGCTGGACCAGATGAGCATCTGTATTCCTTAAATCTGGAGAATACAGAAGAAGAATCAGCATTAGATTTTGATCTCACACCAGTGTACCGGGCGCATCACATGCACATATGTCTTGGTATAGGGGAGAAGTTCAGAGACTATTACTACAAGAACAGGCTTATGCAACTCAACTTGGACATGCAGATTTCCACTTCGCAGCCCTTCCTGGAGTCCCATCAACCCTTTCTTGCTCAGGTAGCTGGATTTTTTATCGTTGAAGAACGTGTTCTTCGAACTGCCGATGGATTGTTGTCTGAGAGCCAAGTGGAAACAACATGGGAGACAGCTATTGCCAAGATAACATCTATATTGGAGGAGCAGTTCTCACGTATGCGTACAGCCAGCCACTTCCTCCTTATTAAAGACTATGTCACTCTTCTAGGTGCAGCTGTGAACAAGTACGGTTATCAAGTCACACAGTTGATTGAGGTTCTTGAGAAAAGCAGGGACAGATACCACCAATTGCTTCTTCTTGAGTGTCGAAAGCAGATGGATGACATCCTCACTAATGACTCGTATGAGCAGATGGTTATAAAGAAGGAATATGAATATAACATGAATGTGACAGCATTTCATCTGGaacacgacgatgcaatccctGATTTTCCATATGTGGCACCATTCTCCTCTTCTGTTCCAGAGGTCTGTCGTATCGTCCGGTCCTTCATCGAGGATTCTGTCAGTTACTTGTCATATGGTGGTCTCATGAACATCTTTGATGTGGTGAAAGTATTCCTAGACAGGCTGTTGATTGAGGTATTGAACGACAGTCTTCTGAACATGATATATGCTCGCTCGCTCGCCATGTCACAGATGATGCAACTTGCTGGAAATATATCTGTTCTTGAGCAAGCGTGTGATATGTACCTCTTGCACTCTGCCCATTTGTGCGGCATTCCCAAGCGCGTTGCTGAGAGGTCTCATTCTGGTTTGACTGCTCGAGCCGTGCTAAAAGCCTCACAGAATGCAGTGTATAATTCTCTAATAAACCTGGCCAATTTCAAGGTTGACGAGTTCATGGTGCTTTTGGAAAATGTTAACTGGATCACGGAGGAAGCCCCAGATGATGCGAATGACTACATGAATGAGGTCCTGATCTATCTCGAAACGCTAGTATCAACAGCCCAGGAGATTCTACCATTGGAAGCTCTATACAAGGTGGTTTCTGGTGCAATGAGCCACATCTCGGACTCTATCATGACAACACTTCTAAACGATGGTGTGAAAAGGTTCACTGTCAATGCAGTTTTAGGACTTGATATTGACTTGAAGCTATTGGAGGCATTTGCAGATGAGAAATTTGACAGCACAGGGCTGTCAGATTTGGGCAAAGAAACAACTTTCAGAGATTGTTTGGTTGAAATTAGGCAGCTTGTCAATCTCCTGCTCAGTAGCCAACCTGAGAATTTCATGAATCCAGTTATAAGGCAGAGGAACTACGGATCACTGGACTACAAGAAGGTGGCAATAGTTTGTGACAAGTACAAGGATTCTGCAGATAGTCTGTTTGGGAGCCTTTCAAACCGCAACGTGAAGCAGAATGCTCGTAAGAAATCCATGGACGTTTTGAAGAGAAGGCTTAAGGATTTTAGCTAA
- the LOC101770173 gene encoding myb-related protein 308, producing the protein MGRKPSCSKEGMNRGAWTAMEDGILVSYIQKHGEGKWGSLPRRAGLKRCGKSCRLRWLNYLRPGIKRGNISEDEEELIIRLHRLLGNRWSLIAGRLPGRTDNEIKNYWNTTLGKKVLRNSGRSKEDNQAAPEQEASPVAVRSKALRCTARLPVVQVQPAAPASHGCPSETAVGDDGVREEQAADEAAPAPAVEVQQKQLDFLPEDELSIDLDFDMGELGFLSPWRGEVGGGVGPGDRFDGDEVDDLEALLLGPGGDGNLHEFAWF; encoded by the exons atggggagGAAGCCGTCCTGCTCCAAGGAGGGGATGAACAGAGGAGCTTGGACAGCAATGGAGGATGGCATCCTCGTCTCCTACATCCAGAAGCATGGAGAGGGCAAATGGGGAAGCCTCCCCAGAAGAGCTG GGCTGAAGCGGTGTGGGAAGAGCTGCCGGCTGCGGTGGCTCAACTACCTGCGCCCGGGCATCAAGCGAGGCAACATCtccgaggatgaggaggagctcatcaTCAGGCTCCACAGGCTCCTCGGCAACAG GTGGTCGCTGATCGCCGGGCGGCTACCGGGGCGAACAGACAATGAAatcaagaactactggaacaCGACGCTAGGCAAGAAGGTGCTCAGGAACAGCGGCCGCTCCAAAGAAGATAACCAAGccgcgccggagcaggaggcaAGCCCGGTGGCGGTCCGGAGCAAGGCGCTGCGGTGCACCGCCAGGCTGCCGGTGGTGCAGGTGcagcccgccgcgcccgcgagCCACGGCTGTCCGTCGGAGACCGcggtcggcgacgacggcgttCGTGAGGAGCAAGCAGCcgacgaggcggcgccggcgccggccgtggAGGTGCAGCAGAAGCAGCTGGATTTTCTCCCGGAGGATGAGCTGTCGATCGACCTCGACTTCGACATGGGTGAGCTGGGTTTCCTGAGCCCGTGGCGCGGCGAGGTCGGTGGCGGCGTGGGGCCGGGCGACCGGTtcgacggcgacgaggttgACGATCtggaggcgctgctgctggggcccggaggtgacggcaaccttCACGAGTTTGCATGGTTTTGA
- the LOC101772278 gene encoding MOB kinase activator-like 1A: MSFFARGSRNQRTFRPKKSAPSGNKGMQLKRHIDATLGSGNLREAVRLPIGEDLNEWLAVNTVDFFNQVNILYGTLMEFCTPATCPTMSAGPKYEYRWADGVKIKRPIEVSAPKYVEYLMDWIEAQLDDENIFPQKLGTPFPPNFRDVVKTIFKRLFRVYAHIYLSHFQIIMKLQEEAHLNTCFKHFTLFTLEFRLIDRVELAPLSELIDPIILGC, encoded by the exons ATGAGCTTCTTCGCCCGCGGCAGCAG GAACCAGAGGACCTTCAGGCCCAAGAAGAGCGCGCCGTCAGGGAACAAG GGCATGCAGCTGAAAAGGCACATCGACGCCACTCTCGGCAGCGGCAACCTCCGCGAGGCGGTCCGTCTGCCCATCGGGGAGGACCTCAACGAGTGGCTGGCCGTCAACA CTGTTGACTTCTTCAACCAAGTAAACATTCTGTACGGCACCCTGATGGAGTTTTGCACGCCAGCTACCTGCCCGACTATGTCAGCCGGACCAAA GTATGAGTATAGGTGGGCTGATGGAGTCAAGATCAAGAGGCCTATCGAGGTGTCTGCGCCAAAATACGTGGAGTACCTGATGGATTGGATAGAAGCCCAACTCGACGATGAAAATATATTTCCTCAGAAGCTTG GGACTCCTTTTCCTCCTAACTTCCGTGACGTCGTCAAGACGATCTTCAAGCGCCTCTTCAGGGTGTATGCGCACATATACCTTTCGCACTTTCAGATTATTATGAAGCTCCAGGAAGAGGCGCATCTCAATACTTGCTTCAAGCACTTCACGCTCTTCACATTG GAATTCCGGCTGATCGACAGAGTAGAGCTGGCTCCTCTCAGCGAGTTGATTGACCCCATAATACTTGGGTGCTAA